From the genome of Chroicocephalus ridibundus chromosome 1, bChrRid1.1, whole genome shotgun sequence, one region includes:
- the ALG11 gene encoding GDP-Man:Man(3)GlcNAc(2)-PP-Dol alpha-1,2-mannosyltransferase isoform X2, whose amino-acid sequence MVAGGLCLCGLISGILCVCLVVLLWGIRLWLQQRKKKLTSAGKDGKRPLLVAFFHPYCNAGGGGERVLWCAIRTLQKKYRNVTCVVYTGDRDATGEEIVEGAFRRFNIKLTHPVKFVFLEKRYLVEASLYPHFTLLGQSLGSVFLGWEALLKCVPDIYIDSMGYAFTLPLFKYLGGCRIGCYVHYPTISTDMLSVVRNQDTRFNNAAFITNNPLFSKFKLVYYYFFAFMYGLVGSCSDVIMVNSSWTLNHILSLWRAGACTSVVYPPCDVQTFLDIPLEEEKSTAEHCIVSVSQFRPEKDHPLQIRAFAKLLKEKRLGQQPSLKLILIGGCRNQQDEERVNNLKRLCEELAVSSNVMFRINVPFEELKRHLAEATIGLHTMWNEHFGIGVVECMAAGTVILAHNSGGPKLDIVVPYEGHITGFLAENEDSYAETMAYILSLSPDKRLEIRENARRSVHRFSDQHFEETFLLSVEPLFK is encoded by the exons ATGGTGGCGGGAGGGTTGTGTCTGTGTGGGCTCATCAG TGGAATTTTGTGTGTCTGCCTGGTGGTACTACTGTGGGGAATACGGCTCTGGctacaacaaaggaaaaaaaagttgaccTCAGCAGGAAAAGATGGGAAGCGGCCGTTGCTGGTTGCCTTTTTTCACCCATATTGCAATGCAGGTGGTGGAGGAGAGAGAGTCTTGTGGTGTGCCATAAGAACGCTCCAGAAAAA GTACAGAAATGTAACGTGTGTTGTTTACACTGGTGATAGAGATGCCACTGGAGAAGAAATAGTGGAAGGCGCTTTCAGAAGATTCAATATTAAATTAACTCATCCTGTGAAGTTCGTGTTTTTAGAAAAACGCTACCTTGTGGAAGCTTCTCTTTACCCTCACTTCACTTTGCTGGGACAAAGTTTAGGATCAGTGTTTCTCGGCTGGGAAGCTCTTCTAAAGTGTGTTCCCGATATTTATATTGACTCCATGGGTTATGCCTTCACGCTTCCCCTCTTTAAATATTTAGGAGGTTGTCGCATTGGATGCTACGTCCATTATCCCACTATCAGCACTGATATGCTTTCTGTCGTTAGGAATCAGGACACCAGGTTTAACAATGCAGCCTTCATTACAAACAACCCTCTGTTCAGCAAATTTAAACTTGTCTACTACTACTTCTTTGCTTTCATGTATGGATTGGTTGGTTCCTGCAGTGACGTGATTATGGTTAATTCTTCTTGGACGCTAAATCACATCCTTTCCCTCTGGAGAGCTGGGGCTTGCACTAGCGTTGTGTATCCACCGTGTGATGTTCAGACCTTCCTGGATATTCcactggaagaggaaaagagcACCGCTGAACACTGCATTGTTTCTGTCAGCCAGTTCAGGCCTGAAAAAGATCATCCTTTGCAAATCAGAGCCTTTGCTAAATTGCTGAAAGAGAAGAGACTGGGGCAGCAGCCATCATTGAAGCTTATCTTAATTGGCGGCTGTCGTAACCAGCAAGATGAAGAGCGTGTAAATAATCTTAAACGTCTTTGTGAAGAGCTGGCAGTTAGTAGCAACGTGATGTTCAGAATAAACGTTCCCTTTGAGGAGCTGAAGAGACACCTGGCTGAGGCCACCATTGGCCTGCATACGATGTGGAATGAGCACTTCGGGATCG GAGTAGTTGAATGTATGGCAGCTGGCACAGTTATCCTGGCTCATAATTCTGGAGGCCCCAAATTAGATATTGTGGTACCATATGAAGGACATATTACAGGCTTCCTAGCAGAAAACGAGGACAGTTATGCTGAGACGATGGCTTATATCCTCTCTTTGTCTCCTGACAAAAGGTTAGAGATCAGAGAAAACGCTCGTCGCTCTGTGCACAGGTTTTCTGACCAGCATTTTGAAGAGACATTCCTCTTATCTGTGGAgccattatttaaataa
- the ALG11 gene encoding GDP-Man:Man(3)GlcNAc(2)-PP-Dol alpha-1,2-mannosyltransferase isoform X1, translating to MVAGGLCLCGLIRLLCSLLIPALFLSGILCVCLVVLLWGIRLWLQQRKKKLTSAGKDGKRPLLVAFFHPYCNAGGGGERVLWCAIRTLQKKYRNVTCVVYTGDRDATGEEIVEGAFRRFNIKLTHPVKFVFLEKRYLVEASLYPHFTLLGQSLGSVFLGWEALLKCVPDIYIDSMGYAFTLPLFKYLGGCRIGCYVHYPTISTDMLSVVRNQDTRFNNAAFITNNPLFSKFKLVYYYFFAFMYGLVGSCSDVIMVNSSWTLNHILSLWRAGACTSVVYPPCDVQTFLDIPLEEEKSTAEHCIVSVSQFRPEKDHPLQIRAFAKLLKEKRLGQQPSLKLILIGGCRNQQDEERVNNLKRLCEELAVSSNVMFRINVPFEELKRHLAEATIGLHTMWNEHFGIGVVECMAAGTVILAHNSGGPKLDIVVPYEGHITGFLAENEDSYAETMAYILSLSPDKRLEIRENARRSVHRFSDQHFEETFLLSVEPLFK from the exons ATGGTGGCGGGAGGGTTGTGTCTGTGTGGGCTCATCAG ATTGCTGTGCTCATTGTTAATCCCTGCATTATTTCTAAGTGGAATTTTGTGTGTCTGCCTGGTGGTACTACTGTGGGGAATACGGCTCTGGctacaacaaaggaaaaaaaagttgaccTCAGCAGGAAAAGATGGGAAGCGGCCGTTGCTGGTTGCCTTTTTTCACCCATATTGCAATGCAGGTGGTGGAGGAGAGAGAGTCTTGTGGTGTGCCATAAGAACGCTCCAGAAAAA GTACAGAAATGTAACGTGTGTTGTTTACACTGGTGATAGAGATGCCACTGGAGAAGAAATAGTGGAAGGCGCTTTCAGAAGATTCAATATTAAATTAACTCATCCTGTGAAGTTCGTGTTTTTAGAAAAACGCTACCTTGTGGAAGCTTCTCTTTACCCTCACTTCACTTTGCTGGGACAAAGTTTAGGATCAGTGTTTCTCGGCTGGGAAGCTCTTCTAAAGTGTGTTCCCGATATTTATATTGACTCCATGGGTTATGCCTTCACGCTTCCCCTCTTTAAATATTTAGGAGGTTGTCGCATTGGATGCTACGTCCATTATCCCACTATCAGCACTGATATGCTTTCTGTCGTTAGGAATCAGGACACCAGGTTTAACAATGCAGCCTTCATTACAAACAACCCTCTGTTCAGCAAATTTAAACTTGTCTACTACTACTTCTTTGCTTTCATGTATGGATTGGTTGGTTCCTGCAGTGACGTGATTATGGTTAATTCTTCTTGGACGCTAAATCACATCCTTTCCCTCTGGAGAGCTGGGGCTTGCACTAGCGTTGTGTATCCACCGTGTGATGTTCAGACCTTCCTGGATATTCcactggaagaggaaaagagcACCGCTGAACACTGCATTGTTTCTGTCAGCCAGTTCAGGCCTGAAAAAGATCATCCTTTGCAAATCAGAGCCTTTGCTAAATTGCTGAAAGAGAAGAGACTGGGGCAGCAGCCATCATTGAAGCTTATCTTAATTGGCGGCTGTCGTAACCAGCAAGATGAAGAGCGTGTAAATAATCTTAAACGTCTTTGTGAAGAGCTGGCAGTTAGTAGCAACGTGATGTTCAGAATAAACGTTCCCTTTGAGGAGCTGAAGAGACACCTGGCTGAGGCCACCATTGGCCTGCATACGATGTGGAATGAGCACTTCGGGATCG GAGTAGTTGAATGTATGGCAGCTGGCACAGTTATCCTGGCTCATAATTCTGGAGGCCCCAAATTAGATATTGTGGTACCATATGAAGGACATATTACAGGCTTCCTAGCAGAAAACGAGGACAGTTATGCTGAGACGATGGCTTATATCCTCTCTTTGTCTCCTGACAAAAGGTTAGAGATCAGAGAAAACGCTCGTCGCTCTGTGCACAGGTTTTCTGACCAGCATTTTGAAGAGACATTCCTCTTATCTGTGGAgccattatttaaataa